One part of the uncultured Celeribacter sp. genome encodes these proteins:
- a CDS encoding sodium:proton antiporter, with protein sequence MAAEYVAGLGAVEAFALIGALGVGAQWLAWRLKLPAIVLMLAAGLLIGPVSGVLDPQRDIGELVQPLISLAVAVILFEGGLTLDLHKLGDAKKGVFRLVVIGAPLGWLLSASALHWGAGLGWEASAVFGGIMVVTGPTVIAPLLRQAKLQRRPASLLQWEAIVNDPVGALAAVLAFEFVLVGREVEGLPAALMQLGFGTLLAAGVGLAAGLAISYTFRRAYVPEYMKVPVLFAALLVTFAAPNMYLHESGLLAVTVMGLVIANADLPSFEELRRFKEHATVLLVSGVFILLASSMDFASLGTLTWRAGLFVALVVLVARPLTVLVSLIGTGLPWQEKALIALTGPRGVVLVAVAGLFGQRLAAAGVEDGAVFGPLAFVLVLATVVLHGFTLAPLARALGLASTGKPGVLIVGGSRFTTSLAEALKREELPVLVADPNHARLVRPRAASLPIFYGDILGEAAEDNLELLSFETLIAATENDAYNTLVATDLGAEFGRDQVWQLARVKGENARHALPTQLGGRPFGAGKTYGELDDLMRAGWRVSVTTLSEEYDFEAWKGDRPGVHLLGRLKDDGTFRRLLVEETDILFPKRAEAAIEKLPEDQRESARAALKRRLSEARASAARARMSAGTRLVALVPPEEGNAQKDRAEKAAAGQSR encoded by the coding sequence ATGGCCGCAGAATATGTTGCAGGGCTGGGGGCTGTGGAAGCCTTCGCCCTGATCGGGGCGCTCGGCGTCGGAGCCCAATGGCTGGCCTGGCGTCTGAAGCTTCCGGCGATCGTGCTGATGCTGGCGGCGGGGCTGCTGATCGGTCCCGTCAGCGGGGTGCTGGACCCGCAGCGCGATATTGGTGAGCTGGTGCAGCCGCTGATTTCACTTGCGGTGGCGGTGATCCTGTTTGAGGGCGGGCTGACGCTTGATCTGCACAAGCTTGGCGATGCCAAAAAGGGCGTGTTTCGTCTTGTGGTGATCGGCGCGCCTCTGGGTTGGCTGCTATCGGCCTCTGCGCTGCATTGGGGTGCGGGGCTGGGCTGGGAGGCTTCTGCGGTCTTTGGGGGGATTATGGTCGTGACCGGGCCCACCGTGATCGCGCCGCTGTTGCGGCAGGCAAAGTTGCAACGTCGCCCGGCGAGCCTGTTGCAATGGGAAGCTATCGTCAATGACCCGGTCGGAGCCTTGGCGGCGGTTCTGGCCTTTGAATTCGTTCTGGTCGGGCGCGAGGTTGAGGGGCTTCCGGCGGCCTTGATGCAGCTGGGCTTCGGGACCTTGCTGGCCGCGGGCGTCGGGCTGGCTGCGGGGCTGGCGATCTCCTACACGTTCCGGCGCGCCTATGTGCCTGAATACATGAAGGTTCCGGTGCTGTTTGCAGCGCTTTTGGTGACCTTTGCGGCGCCCAATATGTATCTGCACGAAAGCGGACTTCTGGCGGTGACGGTGATGGGCTTGGTGATCGCCAACGCCGATCTTCCGTCTTTCGAGGAACTGCGCCGGTTCAAAGAGCACGCAACCGTATTGCTGGTTTCGGGCGTGTTCATTCTGCTGGCCTCTTCTATGGATTTTGCCTCGCTGGGCACTTTGACTTGGCGGGCGGGGTTGTTTGTCGCATTGGTCGTTCTGGTGGCGCGCCCGCTGACCGTTCTGGTGTCGCTCATCGGGACCGGGCTGCCGTGGCAGGAAAAGGCGCTGATTGCGCTCACCGGTCCGCGCGGGGTGGTGCTGGTGGCCGTGGCCGGGCTGTTCGGTCAACGGTTGGCAGCGGCGGGCGTCGAGGACGGGGCGGTGTTTGGGCCGCTGGCCTTTGTGCTGGTTCTGGCGACCGTGGTGTTGCACGGGTTCACGCTTGCGCCGTTGGCGCGGGCGCTGGGGCTGGCGTCGACCGGAAAGCCGGGGGTTCTGATTGTTGGCGGATCGCGGTTCACCACCTCGCTGGCCGAGGCGCTCAAACGTGAAGAGCTGCCGGTGTTGGTCGCCGACCCGAACCATGCGCGGCTTGTGCGTCCGCGCGCGGCAAGCCTGCCGATTTTCTACGGGGATATTCTGGGAGAGGCGGCCGAGGACAATCTGGAGCTTTTGTCATTCGAAACCCTGATCGCCGCGACGGAAAACGACGCCTATAACACGCTCGTCGCAACCGATCTGGGGGCGGAATTCGGGCGCGATCAGGTCTGGCAACTGGCGCGGGTGAAGGGTGAAAATGCCCGCCACGCGCTGCCCACCCAGCTTGGTGGGAGGCCGTTCGGGGCAGGCAAAACTTATGGCGAACTCGATGATCTGATGCGCGCTGGCTGGCGCGTGTCGGTGACGACGCTGTCTGAGGAATATGATTTCGAGGCCTGGAAAGGCGACCGGCCCGGGGTGCATCTTTTGGGTCGGCTTAAGGACGATGGCACCTTCCGGCGGCTGCTGGTGGAAGAGACCGACATTCTGTTCCCGAAACGCGCTGAGGCGGCGATTGAAAAGCTGCCGGAAGATCAACGGGAAAGCGCGCGCGCTGCGCTGAA